The DNA sequence GAAAGCTGATCGCACAGTAAATTATCAAAAACACCCGGAAAGGCCGTTTCTTTCCGGGTGTTTTTAAAAGGGAGAGTTGACTTTTGAGAAGGATAAGCTCTAAGGAGGTTGCCGAGTTAGTAAAGAGGCTTTCGATCGAAGCAAACCTTTATGCCCCCATTGACCTTGAGGAAAGCCTGCGGGGTGCTGAGGCCTTGGAAGCTTCGCCCTACGGGTTGGCCGTCTTGCAAGATTTGCTTGAAAACATCAAACTGGCGCAAGATGAAAAGATGCCCTTATGCCAGGACTGCGGCATGGCTGTGGTATTTGTGGATTGGGGACAGGAGGCAGTTTTGGTAGACGGCAGCCTGCAGGAATCGATCGATGAAGGGGTGAGCAGGGCATACGTAGAGGGTTATCTTAGGAAGTCCGTCGTGAACGATCCCTTGTATGATAGAAAAAACACGGGTGATAACACGCCTGCAATAGTACACCTCAGGCTGGTTCAGGGAAGCGAAGTCGAAATTACGGTTGTTCCTAAGGGCATGGGAAGCGAAAACGCCTCTGCATTGGCTATGCTATCTCCCGCTGATGGGGAAGAGGGGGTGGTCAACTTCGTAACAAGCGTCATAGCCCAAAAGGGACAAAATGCCTGCCCCCCGCTTATCATAGGAGTGGGCATAGGCGGCAATTTCGAAAGTGCTCCCCTTTTGGCAAAAAGGTCTTTGCTTCGGCCGATTGGGAGCAGAAACGAAGATCCCCGTTACGCAAGACTGGAAGAAAGGCTCCTTGGGGAAGTTAACGGCTTGGGCCTGGGGCCCGGAGGATATGGAGGAAAAATAACGGCCCTTGACGTCCACGTCGAATATATGCCGACCCATATCGCAGGTTTGCCTGTGGCCGTGAACGTTTCATGCAACGCCTTGCGACACGCAGTCGGTCGCCTGTAAGGACGGTGTGTACACGATGGAAGCAAAAAGGATCCAAACCCCTCTGAGAGATGACGTCTTAAGGCATTTACGAATGGGAGAAAGGGTGTTTTTGTCGGGCTATATTTACACCGCTCGCGACGCTGCCCACAAAAGGATGACGGAAGCCTTGCGCAGCGGCGAAGGACTTCCCATCGACATCAAGGGTCAGGTCATCTACTACGCAGGCCCTGCCCCAGCTAAGCCCGGGACCCCGATAGGTTCAATAGGGCCTACGACAAGCGGGCGTATGGACAGGTACACACCGACGTTGCTTAGCATGGGCCTGAAGGGCATGATCGGCAAGGGAAAGAGAAGCCAAGAGGTGATAGCTGCGATAAAGGCCAACAAGGCCGTGTATTTCGGCGCCACGGGAGGAGCTGCGGTCCTTCTTGCCAAAAGGGTAAAGGCCTCCAGAGCCGTTGCTTACAAAGACCTGGGGCCTGAGGCGATTTACGAGTTGCTGGTGGAGGACTTCCCCCTCATAGTGGTGATCGATTGCGAGGGCAACGACTTGTACTCCATTGGGCCCAAAAGGTGGTTTTCCGCGGGAGGCGAGGATGTTTAGGCCTGCGATTGTCTTGATCTCGTGTTATCTCATAGGTTCCGTTCCCTTTAAAAGGCGCCGCACCTTTGAAGGAATGCGGCGCCTGAAGTCTTGCTGAATTACCTCGAGTGCAATCCCGTTGCGGCTACGAAGGAAAATCCTCTCTTGGTGAGCTCTTCGGCCGTGCGGTTCAGGGCGATGTGCTTGTAGATGTAGTTTTGCTCCAACTTTTCGAGGTCTCCGGCCTCCTCAACCTCGGCCTTGGCCCTGAAGTAGTCGAGTATGTCGGAAGGATGGTCCAGTTTGACCTCGTCTTCCGGGTCGCCTCCCTCGTGTTTTGCCGAGATGTTGGGTATGCCGTGTTCTACTGCCAAAAGCAGGTCGTCTCTTCGGCAGTAAGGCTGTATTACTATGCTCTTGTAGGCCTCCGTTATGTGGTGCTCTATCCTGACCTTATCTTCCAGCCCCAAGTCCCTGCGCATCTGCGCCATGGCAAGGAGTGTCTTGGCATTTACCGAGTTGGACACGTTTATCCCTGACAGCGCCGTAGAGCCGTCCTCGCGGGCAAGCATCTTGGCCAGGGCAAATATTATAAAGAGATAGTAAAGGTTATCGGTGCCCATGAAGACCGATATCTTAAACTTGATGTCGACCCCAAGCCGGTAGAGCATCATCCCCGCAAGGACCGAGCCGGGGTTGACGTTTAAGACCTCACGCACGCCGTAGTTGGTAGCGTAATATAGGTATTCGTCCACCCATTGAACAGGATGATCGTTGGGCTGTCCGACGCCCGTGAAATATCCCGTGAGCGTCTGCGGTCCTCCCAGGTGAATGTTCGATCCGTCGGTTCCCTTGGTATCTAACGTCTCGACCCAGCTTGCGCCGGCGATCTGAGTGGCGGCCGCGACGGCCATGATGTCGCCGTTATCGTGCTCCTGCTCCTTCATGTTCCTTACCCTTATGTAGCGTCCGGGCATGAGCTCGCGCTTCTCTATGGCCCTTTTTGCCTCGCTTATGAACCAGGGGAAGTATTGAAGGGCGCTGATCTCAAGGGTGACGGCAGTTGACTCGTCGAACTGCATCGATGAGGCCTTTTCGCCCAACACCTTTGCCCGAAACTCGCTTAGAGATACGAAGGCCCTGCGGTCTTTTTGTTCCATCAACCATTCCAGGTCCTTTAGGTAGGGCGAGTTGATCCTGCTCAAGCGCTGGAGCAAATTCGGCACCTTTCTTGCCTCGCAGGCCCTTTCGTTTATCTCAGAAGGGGATCCATACTTCTTGATGAC is a window from the Acetomicrobium flavidum genome containing:
- a CDS encoding fumarate hydratase, which produces MRRISSKEVAELVKRLSIEANLYAPIDLEESLRGAEALEASPYGLAVLQDLLENIKLAQDEKMPLCQDCGMAVVFVDWGQEAVLVDGSLQESIDEGVSRAYVEGYLRKSVVNDPLYDRKNTGDNTPAIVHLRLVQGSEVEITVVPKGMGSENASALAMLSPADGEEGVVNFVTSVIAQKGQNACPPLIIGVGIGGNFESAPLLAKRSLLRPIGSRNEDPRYARLEERLLGEVNGLGLGPGGYGGKITALDVHVEYMPTHIAGLPVAVNVSCNALRHAVGRL
- a CDS encoding Fe-S-containing hydro-lyase, with protein sequence MEAKRIQTPLRDDVLRHLRMGERVFLSGYIYTARDAAHKRMTEALRSGEGLPIDIKGQVIYYAGPAPAKPGTPIGSIGPTTSGRMDRYTPTLLSMGLKGMIGKGKRSQEVIAAIKANKAVYFGATGGAAVLLAKRVKASRAVAYKDLGPEAIYELLVEDFPLIVVIDCEGNDLYSIGPKRWFSAGGEDV